TTATGCTAGCGCGTGGGTGAGTCGTTTGGCCGATACTCTAAGTGGGTATGCCTACCTTGTGCCTGTGGGTGTTGGTATGTTGCTCATAGGTCTTTGGTGGGTGTTAAAAAAGGTGAGTGCGAAAGTTTAGTCAAAATTGCCATGAAAATGCTAGGATTCATCTCTTTTAAGGAGAAAACATGAGCAAATTACTTTCTTTGGGCTTAGTGCTGTTGTTATTGAGTGGTTGTTGTCAGTGCCCCACTAATCCCACAACCCCTACCAAAAAACACAAACAACATAAAAAACCCCCCAAAGTCGCCCCCAATGATGGTGAACCCCCACAAGTCGAGTAGCGTGGCTGTAAAGGAGGCGTATTTTTTATTAGGGGTGTGTGGGCATGTTGACCATGGCAAAAGCGCGCTGATCAAAGCTTTGAGCGGGTTTGAGGGGGACACGAGCACCCAAGAGCAAGAGAGAGGGATGACCATTGATCTAAGCTTTAGCCATCTTAGAGGGGCGCAGCGCACCTTAGGATTTGTAGATGTCCCGGGGCATCAAAGTTTGGTAGCGACCATGATTTCTGGGAGTTTTGCCCTAGATTTGGCTCTATTGGTGGTCGATGCCCTAGAGGGCATTAAGGCGCAGACTTTGGAGCATTTATTGGTGCTGTCTATCCTGCGTATCCCTGTACTTGTAGTGATCAGCAAAATAGATCGCTGTCCTCAAACCCAAGAGTTAGAAAAAGCCATTTCTAGCGCGCTTGAAGAATACCAGCTAAACACTCTAGGACTTTTTAAATGCAGTATTTACGATCCTAGTAGTCTTGAAGTGCTCAAAAACTTCTTGCTAACTCATCCATTCTCTAAACAAACCCAAGATAACGCGCTTAAAGACCTCTTTAGACTTTATATCGATCGCGTGTTTGTGGTGGCAGGACGGGGTGTAGCTGTGAGTGGGACCTTGCTAGGTGGAGAGATTAAAACCGGGCAAGTGGCTTATATCCCCGCTTTAGAAAAAGCGATTCGTATCAAAGCCCTACACCAACACGGCGTTGAGGTAGCCCAAGCGCATGCCCACCAACGCGCCGCCCTGTTGCTAGGCGATGTGAAAATTACAGAAATACAAGTAGGCATGTTCTTAAGTCAAAAAGGAGTGTTGCGTGGTTTTAGTGCGTTAGATGTGCAACTCTTACCGCCCAAAAACGCCCCCGCGCTCAAGCATAATCAAGAGGTGCAGGTGCAATTAGGCACGCTCAAATGCAACGCTAAGGTTTTACTTTTAAGCCCCCCTTTTGCTACTCTTATTTT
This portion of the Helicobacter felis ATCC 49179 genome encodes:
- the selB gene encoding selenocysteine-specific translation elongation factor translates to MAVKEAYFLLGVCGHVDHGKSALIKALSGFEGDTSTQEQERGMTIDLSFSHLRGAQRTLGFVDVPGHQSLVATMISGSFALDLALLVVDALEGIKAQTLEHLLVLSILRIPVLVVISKIDRCPQTQELEKAISSALEEYQLNTLGLFKCSIYDPSSLEVLKNFLLTHPFSKQTQDNALKDLFRLYIDRVFVVAGRGVAVSGTLLGGEIKTGQVAYIPALEKAIRIKALHQHGVEVAQAHAHQRAALLLGDVKITEIQVGMFLSQKGVLRGFSALDVQLLPPKNAPALKHNQEVQVQLGTLKCNAKVLLLSPPFATLIFNLKVFACFYDRLILSCSGRVWGGALVLNPIIDPLKKPLKIALLQALAVQNWTEAFSLLSQAHKKGFGLLSCLQRFGRNHAQALEIAKEIPHAILDSQAMVLYPDTALENLKRKIHEIYSHNPYALLSVKGLCAMHSHISAHLATLAFEALQKAHFLEKSGGLWVRKGVPLKQAQTKVQDTLYKHIEQAKYAPQAPYNLYDLLNIDRVVGDSALKSLCHARKIVRLCHNVFVAYGVLQEVLALMEQLLKNHGYLDIALLKTRLPLSRKFLIAYLEYFDSLGKTINTQGKRTLKS